A single region of the Salicibibacter cibi genome encodes:
- a CDS encoding Fur family transcriptional regulator, producing the protein MSAKAYHTPQRQAVYEVIRESGDHPTAVEIMDRLRKRGQNFAYGTIYNSLRYLVDAEYISELKLGDNASRYDANIEDHHHITCMECGKIDEVYADLPKEWLDAVAQETNYAVDKPVNFHHVVLKGVCADCRGK; encoded by the coding sequence ATGTCGGCAAAAGCTTACCATACGCCCCAAAGACAAGCTGTTTATGAAGTTATACGGGAGTCGGGTGATCATCCGACAGCGGTTGAAATTATGGATCGGCTTCGTAAGCGAGGTCAAAACTTTGCTTATGGCACAATCTATAATTCGCTTCGTTACTTAGTCGATGCGGAGTACATTTCGGAATTAAAATTGGGGGATAACGCCAGCCGTTATGATGCAAACATCGAGGACCACCATCATATAACATGCATGGAGTGCGGGAAAATCGATGAAGTCTATGCGGATCTTCCGAAAGAATGGCTCGACGCCGTCGCTCAAGAGACGAATTATGCCGTTGATAAGCCTGTTAACTTCCATCATGTTGTGTTAAAGGGGGTGTGTGCGGACTGTCGAGGGAAATGA
- a CDS encoding thioredoxin domain-containing protein has protein sequence MAQAKRKSTNKKAPIKILVIITLALVIVMGALFFVVNSGGNTTAVGQAPSVEDVPTTGDEDAPVSIVEFGDYKCPACGDWDSEIVPQLYDDYVDAGDASLSFYNYIGFGEESLLASLSAHSIYEETPDQFWGYHHALMQHAGQQGSQVTTDLLLDLAEEHAPDMDQDELEDAIINQEAMPQIEEDHSVIEEFDVEATPTIMINDQVIDDPFDYDAIQETIDEELAAADS, from the coding sequence ATGGCTCAAGCAAAAAGAAAAAGTACAAATAAAAAAGCACCGATCAAAATACTGGTCATTATCACGCTTGCCCTTGTCATCGTCATGGGAGCGCTCTTCTTCGTCGTGAACAGTGGGGGAAATACCACGGCTGTCGGACAAGCACCGTCCGTTGAAGATGTTCCAACAACAGGAGATGAAGATGCGCCTGTTTCAATCGTTGAATTTGGGGATTATAAGTGTCCGGCATGTGGCGATTGGGATTCCGAAATCGTCCCTCAACTATATGACGATTATGTAGATGCCGGTGATGCTTCATTATCATTTTATAATTATATCGGTTTTGGTGAAGAGTCATTGTTGGCATCTTTGTCAGCCCACTCCATTTATGAAGAAACGCCCGACCAATTTTGGGGGTATCATCACGCCCTAATGCAACATGCAGGACAACAGGGTTCACAGGTGACTACTGATCTTCTTTTGGATTTAGCGGAAGAACATGCCCCGGATATGGATCAAGATGAGCTTGAGGATGCTATCATTAACCAGGAAGCAATGCCACAAATTGAAGAGGACCACAGCGTAATAGAAGAATTTGACGTAGAAGCGACGCCTACGATCATGATCAACGACCAAGTCATTGACGATCCTTTTGATTATGACGCCATCCAAGAAACCATCGACGAAGAATTGGCAGCCGCAGATTCATGA
- a CDS encoding disulfide oxidoreductase — translation MTRQSLFLYAAWLLALISTVGSLYFSEVAGFVPCEMCWYQRIAMYPLAVILGIATFRSDFGIRLYALPFSIIGTVVAAFHYAEQKIPAFGGATPCADGVPCSAEYINWFGFITIPFLALISFLLITICLLFVRQASKN, via the coding sequence ATGACACGGCAAAGCCTCTTCTTATACGCCGCTTGGTTACTGGCGTTGATATCAACGGTCGGAAGTTTATATTTCAGTGAAGTCGCAGGTTTTGTTCCCTGTGAAATGTGCTGGTATCAGCGGATAGCCATGTATCCGCTCGCGGTGATTCTCGGGATCGCTACCTTCCGATCCGATTTCGGCATTCGTTTATATGCGCTACCATTTTCCATTATCGGCACTGTCGTGGCAGCTTTCCATTATGCGGAACAAAAAATACCGGCGTTTGGCGGCGCAACACCATGCGCGGACGGGGTGCCATGCAGTGCCGAATACATCAACTGGTTTGGTTTTATAACCATTCCTTTTTTAGCCCTAATATCTTTCTTACTCATTACCATCTGTCTATTGTTCGTACGACAAGCATCCAAAAATTAA